The following proteins are co-located in the Paenibacillus sp. JNUCC32 genome:
- a CDS encoding carbohydrate ABC transporter permease codes for MMMEKEFTLPSPGHSLSPNVNEPEVSTAAKPVSIKRTRRREILLAYACLAPSLLIFGLFLFYPLLKSVYLSLFLTDPQGRVAEFVGFDNFREILASDMFYTSFGNTLLFIVLTVPTGMAAAILLAALTHNKLKGMKIFRFIFSLPMAVSVGTGSMIWMILYHPTLGILNYFLTLLGTQPVQWLTDPKWAMISVALMTVWMNLGFNYILMLSGMQGVSEDIYDSTKIDGSGPLRTFFRITMPLISPTLFFTSVVSVIGAFQAFGQINILTKGGPMNSTNVMVFNIYQDAFVNFRFGIGSAQALILFAIILLLTVFQFKFVEKKVHYQ; via the coding sequence ATGATGATGGAAAAAGAATTCACGCTTCCTTCTCCGGGGCACTCTCTATCGCCGAACGTCAACGAGCCGGAGGTATCAACCGCGGCGAAACCCGTCTCGATCAAGAGAACAAGGCGCAGAGAAATTCTGCTCGCTTATGCATGTTTAGCGCCTTCGCTGCTCATATTCGGCCTGTTCTTATTCTACCCGCTGCTCAAGTCGGTTTATCTTAGCCTGTTCCTGACCGATCCGCAAGGCCGGGTAGCTGAATTCGTAGGATTCGACAACTTCAGGGAAATATTGGCCTCCGACATGTTCTATACAAGCTTTGGCAATACCCTGCTGTTCATCGTGCTGACGGTTCCGACCGGCATGGCGGCTGCGATTCTGCTGGCTGCCCTGACGCACAACAAACTCAAGGGCATGAAAATATTCCGCTTTATCTTCTCGCTTCCGATGGCCGTGTCCGTCGGTACCGGCTCGATGATCTGGATGATTCTATACCATCCGACCTTAGGCATACTGAATTATTTTCTGACGCTGCTCGGCACGCAGCCCGTCCAATGGCTGACCGATCCGAAATGGGCCATGATCTCCGTCGCGCTTATGACCGTCTGGATGAATCTTGGATTCAACTATATCCTGATGCTGAGCGGCATGCAGGGCGTGTCCGAGGATATCTATGACAGCACCAAGATTGACGGCTCCGGTCCGCTGAGAACGTTCTTCCGGATTACGATGCCGCTAATCTCCCCTACGTTATTCTTCACGTCCGTCGTATCGGTTATCGGTGCCTTCCAAGCATTCGGGCAAATCAACATCCTCACCAAAGGCGGTCCGATGAACAGCACCAACGTCATGGTATTCAACATCTACCAGGATGCCTTCGTCAATTTTCGCTTCGGCATCGGCAGCGCGCAGGCCCTCATCCTGTTTGCCATCATTCTGCTGCTGACCGTCTTTCAATTTAAATTCGTCGAGAAGAAGGTGCATTACCAATGA
- a CDS encoding carbohydrate ABC transporter permease, with amino-acid sequence MNMRLMPKSFIYIALLLGSLAVLFPLLYTLSTSLMSEAESAVYPPPLLPEAVNLSNFAKVIDTIPVLTFIGNSLVVSIAIMLGQIVTASLAAYAFAFLRFPGKTLLFSLFLATMMIPWEVIMIPNYLTVKNLNWLDTYQGLIIPFLATAFGTFLLRQTFLQLPKELFEAARVDGCGHVRVFLSMVLPLSIPGIATLGVYSFLNNWNMYLWPLLTTNRVEMRTVQIGIGMLQFEEMNSWNLILSGVLLLLLPSLLLLALGLKPLVRGITAGALKG; translated from the coding sequence ATGAACATGCGTCTCATGCCCAAAAGCTTCATCTACATCGCGCTGCTTCTCGGTTCGTTGGCCGTTCTTTTCCCGCTCCTATATACCTTGTCGACATCGCTGATGAGCGAGGCCGAATCGGCCGTCTATCCGCCGCCTCTGCTTCCCGAAGCCGTCAATCTGTCCAACTTCGCCAAGGTGATCGATACGATTCCTGTCCTTACCTTTATCGGAAACAGCCTGGTTGTCTCCATTGCCATCATGCTCGGACAGATCGTGACCGCAAGTCTGGCAGCATACGCTTTCGCCTTCCTGCGATTTCCGGGAAAAACGCTGCTGTTCAGCCTCTTTCTCGCGACGATGATGATCCCGTGGGAGGTGATCATGATTCCGAATTACTTGACGGTCAAAAACCTGAACTGGCTGGACACCTATCAAGGGCTCATCATTCCATTTCTGGCCACGGCCTTCGGAACCTTCCTGCTCAGGCAGACCTTCCTGCAGCTGCCGAAGGAGCTGTTTGAAGCGGCCCGCGTGGACGGCTGCGGACATGTCCGCGTTTTCCTGAGCATGGTGTTGCCGTTATCCATCCCCGGAATCGCCACGCTGGGGGTCTACTCGTTCCTGAATAATTGGAACATGTACCTGTGGCCGCTTCTGACAACCAACCGGGTCGAGATGCGAACCGTCCAAATCGGGATCGGCATGCTGCAGTTCGAAGAGATGAACTCATGGAATCTGATACTCTCCGGCGTGCTCCTGCTGCTGCTGCCTTCCCTGCTGCTGCTTGCGCTCGGGCTGAAACCCCTTGTGCGCGGCATCACCGCAGGTGCTTTGAAGGGCTAA
- a CDS encoding ABC transporter substrate-binding protein produces the protein MKRYGKRSFAMLLLSCFMLISAACSNTPAAGETTVAAGSEPAKEPVKVVWWHSMSGELGTVADKLISDFNAAHQDIQVEGVFQGTYDESLNKLKASLGSNSGPTMIQVYEIGSRFMMDTKAIRPVQDFMDAEAYDISSLEPNIKNYYTFDDKLYSMPFNSSNPILYYNKDAFKAAGLDPENPPKTYEEVAKAAKALTKGGQTGASFAIYGWFMEQFLANQGVELLNNGNGRTSPATASQVNNAAAVKTLEWWKQMLDDKVLLNLGRKTDDTKKAFAAGQVAMTLDSTASLRGIVSAAEGKFEVGTAFLPKPADGGEGGVIIGGASLWLMNNKSEEEQQAAWEFMKYLAEPQTQAYWHVNTGYFPVTTKAYEESLVKENLEKYPQFQTAVDQLHQTTANLATQGAVMGVFPEARQLTETAIEEVLNGQKTPQEALDKAAQEISSKIETYNKTVK, from the coding sequence ATGAAACGTTATGGTAAAAGGTCCTTCGCGATGCTCCTGCTTTCCTGCTTCATGCTGATCAGCGCCGCTTGCAGCAATACGCCAGCCGCCGGAGAAACGACCGTTGCCGCCGGCAGCGAACCTGCCAAGGAACCTGTTAAGGTCGTTTGGTGGCATTCCATGAGCGGCGAGCTCGGAACCGTTGCGGACAAGCTGATTTCCGATTTTAACGCAGCCCACCAGGATATTCAGGTAGAGGGCGTGTTTCAAGGCACGTACGATGAAAGCTTGAACAAGCTGAAGGCTTCGTTGGGATCGAACAGCGGACCGACCATGATTCAGGTGTACGAAATCGGCAGCCGTTTCATGATGGACACCAAGGCGATCCGTCCGGTTCAAGACTTCATGGATGCTGAAGCATACGACATTTCCTCCTTGGAACCGAATATCAAAAATTATTATACATTCGACGACAAATTGTATTCGATGCCGTTCAACTCCTCCAACCCGATCCTTTACTACAACAAAGATGCCTTTAAAGCGGCAGGTCTGGATCCGGAAAATCCTCCAAAAACCTACGAAGAGGTAGCGAAAGCGGCTAAAGCGCTAACGAAAGGCGGCCAAACCGGCGCATCCTTCGCAATATACGGCTGGTTCATGGAGCAATTCCTTGCGAACCAAGGCGTTGAGCTGCTGAACAACGGCAACGGCCGCACTTCTCCGGCAACCGCTTCGCAAGTCAACAACGCCGCTGCCGTGAAAACGCTGGAATGGTGGAAGCAAATGCTGGACGATAAAGTCCTGCTGAACCTGGGACGTAAAACGGATGACACCAAAAAAGCCTTTGCAGCCGGCCAAGTCGCCATGACGCTGGACTCCACGGCTTCGCTCCGGGGAATCGTCAGCGCAGCGGAAGGCAAATTCGAAGTCGGCACGGCTTTCCTGCCCAAACCGGCTGACGGCGGCGAAGGCGGCGTTATCATCGGCGGTGCAAGCCTGTGGCTGATGAACAACAAATCGGAAGAAGAGCAGCAGGCCGCCTGGGAATTCATGAAGTATTTGGCCGAGCCGCAAACCCAAGCCTACTGGCATGTCAACACGGGTTACTTCCCGGTCACGACCAAAGCTTACGAAGAATCCCTGGTAAAAGAAAACCTGGAGAAATATCCTCAATTCCAGACGGCGGTGGATCAACTGCATCAAACGACCGCCAACCTGGCAACGCAGGGCGCTGTCATGGGCGTGTTCCCTGAGGCCCGCCAGCTGACGGAAACGGCCATCGAGGAAGTGCTGAACGGTCAGAAAACACCGCAGGAAGCATTGGATAAAGCTGCCCAGGAGATCAGCTCCAAGATCGAGACCTATAATAAAACGGTAAAATAA
- the rocF gene encoding arginase, whose protein sequence is MNNLPSTVSIIPVPFDRGATRRGAGQGPDAIFEAGLKRKLNALGVTYQVDDPAALPERKDEAHHPRLKHLTEVVTMNEQLAARVSALAVAGTFPLVLGGDHSIAIGTLAGLTRHYRNLGVIWIDAHSDLNTPDTTPTGNIHGMSLAVSLGKGDRRLTSIGGVKSTIKPEHVVLIGARSLDQGERDFIRREGIACFTMQDIDRMGMFRVMEEAIRISSTGTDGVHLSFDIDSVDPKIAPGTGTPVQGGLSYREAHLAMEMLSESGILTSAEFVENNPLLDRGQKTSRLLVGLIASMLGESIL, encoded by the coding sequence ATGAACAATCTTCCGTCCACCGTATCGATCATCCCGGTGCCCTTCGACCGGGGAGCTACCCGCCGCGGCGCCGGACAGGGACCGGACGCCATATTCGAAGCCGGTCTGAAACGCAAGCTTAACGCGCTCGGTGTAACTTACCAGGTCGATGACCCTGCTGCGCTCCCCGAGCGCAAGGATGAAGCGCATCATCCCCGATTAAAACATTTGACAGAAGTCGTGACGATGAACGAGCAGCTGGCAGCACGCGTATCCGCCCTGGCAGTAGCGGGCACCTTCCCACTTGTGCTCGGCGGCGACCATAGCATAGCCATCGGCACGCTCGCCGGACTTACCCGGCATTACCGCAACTTGGGCGTCATCTGGATCGATGCCCATTCCGATCTCAATACGCCGGATACTACCCCGACCGGCAATATCCATGGCATGTCCCTGGCTGTCAGCTTGGGAAAAGGCGATCGGCGGCTAACCTCGATCGGCGGCGTTAAATCAACCATTAAGCCGGAGCATGTCGTGCTCATCGGCGCGCGCTCACTTGATCAGGGCGAGCGGGACTTCATCCGCCGGGAAGGCATCGCCTGCTTCACGATGCAGGATATCGACCGCATGGGCATGTTCCGGGTCATGGAGGAAGCCATCCGCATATCGTCAACGGGAACGGATGGCGTTCATCTTTCCTTTGATATTGACAGTGTCGATCCGAAGATCGCACCGGGAACAGGAACGCCGGTTCAAGGCGGGCTCAGCTACCGGGAAGCGCACCTGGCCATGGAGATGCTGTCGGAATCCGGCATTCTGACGTCAGCCGAATTCGTGGAGAACAACCCGCTGCTGGACCGCGGGCAGAAGACGTCCCGGCTGCTTGTCGGTTTAATCGCCTCCATGCTGGGCGAAAGCATCTTATGA
- a CDS encoding ornithine--oxo-acid transaminase: MDAPDPYIEKAERYGARNYHPLPIVIASAEGIHVTDSDGKRYIDMLSAYSALNAGHCHPRIIRALKEQADRVTLTSRAFHHDQLGDFYEKLSALTGKGMILPMNTGAEAVETALKAARRYAYRKKGIPADQAEIIVCEGNFHGRTITVTSFSSSREYREDFGPFTPGFKVIPYGDLEALEQAISPNTAAFLVEPIQGESGIVIPPDGYLSGALELCRQHSVLMLADEIQTGFGRTGKRFACDWEDVEPDMYILGKALGGGVFPVSAVAADADILDVFEPGSHGSTFGGNPLGCAVAIASMDVFIEEALEVRSLELGEYFLRLLRSIPHPDIQEVRGRGLFIGMELKVPARSYCEKLKDLGLLCKETHEAIIRFAPPLIITKAELDQAAAIVRQAFA; encoded by the coding sequence ATGGACGCTCCCGACCCTTATATCGAGAAAGCCGAAAGGTACGGCGCGAGAAACTACCACCCTCTTCCCATCGTCATCGCTTCAGCTGAAGGCATTCATGTGACGGATTCGGACGGCAAACGGTATATCGATATGTTAAGCGCCTACTCGGCACTTAACGCAGGTCATTGTCATCCCCGCATCATCCGGGCCTTAAAGGAACAGGCGGATCGGGTGACCCTGACCTCGCGCGCATTTCATCATGATCAACTAGGCGACTTTTACGAGAAGCTGTCCGCTTTAACCGGCAAAGGGATGATTCTTCCCATGAATACGGGAGCCGAGGCGGTTGAAACCGCGCTTAAGGCAGCGCGTCGCTATGCTTACCGGAAGAAAGGTATTCCGGCAGATCAGGCTGAAATCATCGTCTGCGAGGGCAATTTCCACGGCCGTACGATCACGGTTACCTCCTTCTCCTCATCCCGCGAATACCGCGAGGACTTCGGTCCGTTTACGCCGGGATTCAAAGTCATTCCCTATGGCGACCTTGAGGCGCTGGAGCAGGCGATTTCGCCGAATACGGCTGCTTTTCTCGTGGAGCCGATCCAAGGCGAATCCGGCATCGTGATTCCGCCTGACGGATACCTGAGCGGGGCACTGGAGCTGTGCAGGCAGCACAGCGTCCTTATGCTAGCGGACGAAATCCAGACCGGCTTCGGCAGGACGGGCAAACGCTTTGCCTGCGACTGGGAGGACGTCGAGCCGGATATGTACATTCTTGGAAAAGCGCTGGGCGGCGGCGTCTTTCCCGTCTCCGCCGTGGCGGCGGACGCGGATATTCTGGATGTATTCGAGCCGGGTTCCCACGGCTCCACCTTCGGCGGAAATCCGCTCGGGTGCGCGGTGGCCATCGCCTCCATGGACGTGTTCATTGAGGAAGCGCTGGAGGTTCGCTCCCTGGAGCTCGGCGAATATTTTCTCCGGCTGCTTCGTTCCATCCCGCATCCCGATATCCAGGAGGTGCGCGGCAGAGGTCTATTCATCGGCATGGAGCTCAAGGTCCCGGCCAGATCCTATTGCGAGAAACTGAAAGATCTCGGCCTGCTCTGCAAAGAAACCCATGAAGCCATTATCCGCTTCGCCCCTCCGCTCATCATCACCAAAGCAGAACTGGACCAGGCGGCGGCGATCGTAAGGCAGGCGTTTGCGTGA
- a CDS encoding TIGR01777 family oxidoreductase codes for MKIAICGGTGFIGQALCKRWLRDGHDMIIVTRSKPEIPAVQQNGSLSYLTWDEMKSHPERFERLDALVNLAGSSLSQRWTQAGKKRILQSRQRTVTAVADLMQRLEHKPPVILQASAMAIYGTSEFEAFDEDSPATIMDFPSEVVQQWEQAADCIPVDRLIKLRISVVLGDQGGALPKMLLPYKLGVGGNIGSGKQWLSWIHIDDIVELIDYCIRHEDISGAVNAASPHAVTNEEFGRSVSKVYRRPHWLPLPAFMLQGILGEMSLILLKGQRILPAKAQRHGFKFQYPELTAALQQIKGS; via the coding sequence ATGAAAATAGCCATCTGCGGGGGTACCGGCTTCATTGGCCAAGCATTGTGCAAGCGCTGGCTGCGCGACGGACATGACATGATCATCGTCACCAGGTCGAAGCCGGAGATCCCCGCTGTGCAGCAGAACGGGTCATTATCCTACTTAACCTGGGATGAGATGAAATCCCATCCGGAGCGGTTCGAGCGCTTGGACGCACTCGTTAACCTTGCCGGCTCCTCCCTGAGCCAACGCTGGACGCAAGCAGGCAAGAAGAGAATTCTTCAGTCCCGGCAACGAACCGTAACTGCCGTAGCGGACCTGATGCAGCGCCTGGAGCACAAACCTCCGGTCATTCTTCAAGCATCGGCAATGGCCATATACGGTACATCCGAGTTTGAAGCGTTTGATGAGGACAGTCCGGCCACGATCATGGATTTCCCGTCCGAGGTTGTGCAGCAATGGGAGCAGGCAGCCGATTGCATCCCGGTCGACCGGTTAATCAAGCTGCGCATCAGCGTCGTTCTGGGCGATCAAGGCGGTGCCCTCCCCAAAATGCTGCTGCCGTATAAATTAGGGGTCGGCGGCAACATCGGCAGCGGCAAGCAATGGCTCTCCTGGATCCATATCGACGACATCGTGGAATTAATCGATTATTGCATCCGGCACGAAGACATTTCCGGAGCCGTGAACGCCGCTTCCCCGCATGCGGTCACGAACGAGGAATTTGGCCGTAGCGTCTCCAAGGTCTATCGCCGTCCGCATTGGCTGCCCCTGCCTGCATTCATGCTCCAAGGCATCCTGGGCGAAATGTCGCTTATTCTGTTAAAGGGCCAGCGGATCCTTCCGGCCAAAGCCCAGCGCCACGGCTTCAAGTTCCAATATCCGGAATTGACGGCCGCCTTGCAGCAGATCAAAGGAAGCTGA
- a CDS encoding YdhK family protein produces MSAKKRLKPLILVAFASLVLVLGACGNTDGANPDQAESVDTTGGMEGMDHGSMNHSGSGEVPEGLKTADNPAYAAGTQAIIESDHMPGMKGAQATIVGAYDTTVYTISYTPTNGGPEVKDHKWVIHEELKDAGKEPLEPGAKAVVNADHMEGMNGATAVIDSAERTTVYMVDFTSTSGEEVKNHKWVTESELSPVQ; encoded by the coding sequence ATGTCAGCAAAAAAACGATTAAAGCCGCTTATTCTGGTTGCCTTCGCATCCCTCGTCCTCGTGCTGGGCGCCTGCGGAAATACGGATGGCGCGAATCCGGATCAAGCGGAGAGCGTGGATACTACCGGCGGCATGGAAGGCATGGATCACGGCAGCATGAACCATTCCGGATCGGGCGAGGTTCCGGAAGGGTTGAAGACGGCGGACAATCCTGCCTATGCGGCCGGGACCCAAGCGATCATCGAATCCGACCACATGCCCGGGATGAAGGGGGCCCAAGCAACGATAGTCGGAGCTTACGATACGACGGTGTACACGATATCGTATACGCCGACGAACGGCGGGCCCGAAGTGAAGGATCATAAATGGGTCATTCATGAAGAGCTCAAGGATGCGGGCAAGGAGCCCCTGGAGCCGGGAGCGAAAGCCGTCGTGAATGCGGATCATATGGAGGGGATGAACGGTGCGACGGCCGTTATCGATTCCGCCGAGCGTACGACGGTCTATATGGTGGACTTCACGTCAACATCCGGAGAGGAAGTCAAGAACCACAAATGGGTCACGGAGAGTGAGTTATCTCCGGTCCAATAG
- a CDS encoding AraC family transcriptional regulator — translation MQIDDDAFIPLFKRANSILNRTLSRIEQQELSIRIHYWGFMPRHYDNTEHKHSFFEACYVLTGNGTYIEGEREFHLHPGTLFLSRPGVQHQIRSKDGLALCYVAFEPEETATGEFYAAAFRLLAKQGNPVVAEGARQASGLLWLSLLSLFHTGSGKQHPPQMLNSLAASLIVSFLTVHGPGFHHEPSGAEANDEGTSMFHQAELFIKDNLNEPLSLERVAGHLHITTRHLTRLFRKYGHQSFVHYVQEQRVQQAKHMLLHTDRQIKEIAVCCGFESVHYFTRVFTSKLGVTPARFRRSQFSEGRYDSEV, via the coding sequence ATGCAAATCGATGACGATGCTTTCATCCCGTTATTCAAACGGGCCAATTCCATATTAAATCGTACCTTGAGCCGTATTGAACAACAGGAGCTGAGCATCCGGATCCATTACTGGGGGTTCATGCCGCGCCACTACGACAATACGGAGCACAAGCATTCTTTTTTTGAAGCTTGTTACGTGTTAACAGGCAACGGAACCTATATCGAAGGCGAGAGAGAGTTTCATCTCCATCCGGGCACGCTGTTTCTCTCACGGCCGGGCGTCCAGCATCAAATAAGAAGCAAGGACGGCTTGGCCTTATGCTATGTCGCCTTTGAACCGGAAGAAACGGCAACCGGCGAGTTTTATGCGGCCGCGTTCCGGTTGCTGGCCAAACAAGGCAATCCGGTGGTTGCAGAAGGTGCCCGGCAGGCGTCCGGATTATTGTGGCTTTCGCTGTTATCGCTGTTTCATACGGGTTCCGGCAAACAGCACCCGCCGCAAATGCTGAACAGTTTGGCCGCATCACTGATAGTATCCTTTCTGACCGTCCATGGCCCGGGCTTCCATCATGAGCCTTCCGGCGCCGAAGCAAACGATGAAGGAACCTCCATGTTTCATCAGGCCGAACTGTTTATCAAGGACAACCTCAACGAACCGCTCTCGCTGGAGCGCGTGGCGGGCCATCTCCACATCACGACCCGTCATTTAACCCGGCTGTTTCGCAAATACGGCCATCAATCCTTTGTCCATTATGTACAGGAGCAGCGCGTGCAGCAGGCAAAGCATATGCTCCTCCATACGGATCGCCAGATCAAGGAGATTGCCGTCTGCTGCGGATTCGAGTCCGTGCATTACTTCACCAGGGTATTTACGTCCAAACTTGGCGTAACCCCGGCCCGCTTCCGGCGCTCGCAGTTTTCGGAAGGACGCTACGACTCCGAGGTTTAG
- a CDS encoding class I mannose-6-phosphate isomerase, which produces MKPATAFQSHPINPVDFRHEPLFMNQGIDSWCSFIMSTHKQKSQLHPPEKRGVYITLDGTHGADFDKLLIQLQQTCEQEGIAFSSDSTSHYVKPEAELRAEMAPYLTDNRAFGYKASDVRPIQYFQPDAKAALQKSALQFDAMCGIHVLHGPGASLLEGRTPDLRFYADYSRENQQRRHAERMGSFGLGISSDKVETYKNCLFLEWPVWETYRRDWLDHHVQHSVNQSYYMDLNRSEAPVWLPAAKLASVLHQAARQPFRVKPFFAPGIWGGQYLKELCGLPEEWPNCAWSFEPIAPENTLLLRVQNVTFEVPFTLLMEAAPQEIMGTRNFELFGDYFPIRFDYLDTMQGGELSLQVHPLQEYAEAQFNEHMTQQESYYIMRNIPGAKVYLGLKEGITGGRLLEAVENAHLHEEPLELSDYVNEYRSQTGDLYLIPPGTVHCSGRDNLVLEISSTTWWFTFKIYDYLRLDADGKPRPMNPEHARHNINDAMNTPAVEDGLIARPSVVSRQGGSTEELLGQREDLLFQVSRLNLQDAWKADTQGEFVMYNLVEGDRVRLVPAADEGGAVEWGYAESYIVPACIGEYRLENLSGSPCTLIAARVNPEWNLPLLPPSRRAASGEFS; this is translated from the coding sequence ATGAAACCTGCAACTGCCTTTCAATCACATCCGATCAATCCTGTGGATTTTCGCCACGAGCCCTTGTTCATGAATCAGGGGATCGACTCCTGGTGCTCGTTCATCATGTCGACCCACAAACAAAAATCGCAGCTTCATCCCCCCGAAAAGCGCGGCGTCTACATTACGCTTGACGGAACGCACGGTGCCGATTTCGATAAACTGCTGATCCAGCTTCAGCAAACCTGCGAACAAGAGGGCATCGCCTTCTCGAGCGATTCGACGTCCCATTACGTAAAACCCGAAGCCGAGCTCCGGGCCGAGATGGCTCCTTATCTGACCGATAACCGGGCATTCGGCTATAAAGCCTCGGATGTCCGTCCTATTCAATATTTTCAGCCGGACGCTAAGGCTGCCTTGCAAAAAAGCGCGCTGCAATTTGACGCGATGTGCGGCATTCACGTGCTGCACGGCCCGGGTGCCTCGCTGCTGGAAGGCAGAACTCCCGATCTTCGCTTCTACGCCGATTACTCCCGCGAAAACCAGCAGCGGCGCCATGCGGAGCGTATGGGCAGCTTCGGCCTCGGCATCTCGAGCGATAAGGTTGAGACCTACAAGAACTGCCTGTTTCTCGAATGGCCCGTCTGGGAGACTTACCGCCGGGACTGGCTGGACCATCATGTCCAGCATTCGGTCAACCAATCGTACTATATGGATTTGAATCGTTCGGAAGCTCCTGTCTGGCTGCCTGCAGCGAAATTGGCAAGCGTGCTGCATCAAGCGGCCCGGCAGCCGTTTCGGGTCAAGCCGTTTTTTGCCCCGGGGATATGGGGAGGGCAATACCTTAAGGAATTGTGCGGCCTTCCCGAAGAATGGCCGAACTGCGCCTGGAGCTTTGAACCCATCGCTCCCGAGAACACGCTGCTGCTGCGCGTGCAGAATGTCACCTTCGAGGTTCCGTTCACTTTGTTGATGGAGGCAGCCCCCCAGGAAATTATGGGAACGCGTAATTTCGAGCTGTTCGGCGATTATTTTCCGATCCGGTTTGACTATCTGGATACGATGCAGGGCGGCGAGCTGTCGCTTCAGGTGCATCCGCTGCAGGAATATGCAGAGGCGCAGTTCAATGAACATATGACACAGCAAGAGTCGTACTACATCATGCGTAATATCCCGGGAGCCAAGGTGTATTTGGGACTGAAGGAAGGGATCACCGGCGGCCGGCTCCTTGAAGCCGTCGAGAATGCCCATCTTCATGAAGAGCCGCTGGAGCTCTCCGACTACGTTAACGAGTACCGCTCGCAAACAGGGGATCTCTACCTTATTCCACCGGGTACGGTCCACTGCTCCGGCAGGGATAATCTCGTGCTGGAAATCTCCTCGACCACCTGGTGGTTTACGTTCAAGATTTACGATTATCTGCGGCTGGACGCCGATGGCAAGCCACGCCCGATGAACCCTGAGCATGCGCGCCACAATATCAATGACGCCATGAATACGCCGGCAGTAGAGGACGGGCTTATCGCTAGGCCATCCGTCGTGAGCCGTCAAGGCGGCAGCACGGAGGAACTGCTGGGACAACGGGAAGATCTTCTGTTCCAGGTCAGCAGGCTGAATTTGCAGGATGCGTGGAAAGCGGATACCCAAGGAGAGTTCGTTATGTACAATCTCGTGGAAGGCGACCGCGTCCGCCTTGTACCGGCTGCGGACGAGGGTGGGGCCGTTGAATGGGGCTATGCGGAATCCTACATCGTTCCGGCATGTATAGGCGAATACCGATTGGAGAACCTGTCCGGATCCCCATGCACCTTGATTGCGGCCAGGGTCAACCCGGAATGGAATCTCCCGCTGCTTCCGCCTTCCCGGAGAGCGGCAAGCGGAGAGTTTTCATGA
- a CDS encoding ROK family protein: MNRPDWDDPGSPSPPAPITITLDAGGTALKGALLVNGQLVPGSFLIRPSASQGTAEEAIASFAGACHDLLRFYASAFRPVDYRDSIRIGFAFPGPFDYAKGVALLQGIGKYDGLYKLSVRDLLRSKFQSLKPSFPGAMMNRLTAADIRFGNDAFMFGLGASIRFRAERLVCLTLGTGLGSAFVENGRIVAGKDGIPGSGMLYAEPYRDHIVDSYFGRRGILRMASERGLLTDGIDVADLAEAATRGNEQARELFREYGSNLGGMLRPYLSGFRPDRLVLGGQISGSLPLWERDMQLALGSTHSVPIDCLEDGTSAVFYGIDKLFDDTAGERSAPYYH; this comes from the coding sequence ATGAACCGCCCTGATTGGGACGATCCGGGAAGCCCGTCTCCCCCTGCCCCCATCACCATAACGCTTGATGCCGGGGGAACCGCTTTGAAGGGGGCGCTGCTCGTGAACGGGCAGCTTGTCCCCGGCTCGTTCCTCATCCGGCCTTCCGCATCGCAAGGAACGGCGGAGGAAGCGATCGCCAGCTTCGCCGGCGCCTGCCATGATTTGTTACGCTTTTACGCCTCGGCCTTCCGGCCGGTGGACTATCGCGATTCGATCCGGATCGGCTTTGCCTTTCCGGGGCCCTTCGATTACGCAAAAGGCGTTGCCCTTCTTCAAGGCATCGGCAAATATGATGGGCTGTACAAACTGTCGGTTCGGGATCTGCTCCGTTCGAAGTTCCAGAGCCTCAAACCATCCTTTCCGGGTGCCATGATGAATCGTTTGACCGCTGCCGACATCCGGTTCGGGAACGACGCCTTCATGTTCGGGCTGGGCGCCTCCATCCGGTTCAGGGCGGAACGTCTCGTATGCCTGACGCTCGGTACGGGCCTCGGTTCGGCCTTCGTGGAGAATGGCCGGATCGTAGCCGGCAAGGACGGTATCCCTGGCAGCGGCATGCTGTATGCGGAGCCTTACCGGGACCACATCGTGGACAGCTATTTCGGGAGAAGAGGCATTCTGAGGATGGCCTCGGAGCGTGGACTCCTGACGGACGGAATCGACGTAGCCGATCTGGCGGAAGCGGCAACGCGAGGTAATGAGCAGGCCCGCGAATTATTCCGGGAATACGGCAGCAATCTGGGAGGCATGCTGCGGCCCTACCTATCCGGATTCCGGCCGGACCGCTTGGTGCTGGGCGGACAGATCTCGGGCAGCCTGCCCTTATGGGAAAGGGATATGCAGCTGGCCTTGGGTAGTACGCACAGCGTTCCAATCGACTGTCTCGAGGACGGTACGTCCGCGGTGTTTTACGGCATTGATAAGCTGTTTGACGATACGGCGGGCGAACGATCCGCTCCATATTATCATTAG